The genomic DNA CTACCATTGTCAGCCTTAAGGAGGCGACGATGACAACACTTCAAGATGCATTTGGTAAACGGCTACGTGATATCCGTCGCAGGATGGATCTTACTCAGGAAAAATTAGCGGACTCCGCAGATATGTCGGTTCAGTACATTTCCGATATTGAGCGCGGCAAAAGGAACCCTTCACTGTCGAGCATAGAAACGCTCGCAAGGGCCTTGGATATGTCTGTTTCAGATCTTTTCAATATGGAAGAATTTCAAATTGATGCAGGTGAGATGAGAGATAAACTCATATCTAGAATTGAGCAGGCGGACGAAGAAAAGCTCCGTGTGTTTTTCGCCATTTCGCGGACGATACTTGGGTAGCTTCTGATTGATAGCCTCTTGCGTCGGTTTTAACCCCATGAGGGCTGTCTGACGGTCTCTCAGATGTTATTCTGGGGTAGGATAAATCAAGATGGCAGCCCCATTACGGGACTGCCTCTTCTCTGGGGTAGTCGCTAACCGATCTTAATTTCGTTAGTAGTATTTAGCACACTCTGAAATTCAGAGAGCATCAGACCATGAAGGAATTCTTCGTCTTCAGCCTTCATTAAAAAGCTGTCATGAATCGGAATGCACGGTTTACCTAGCTCCATACATCGTGAAAGTATCCTTGATACGATGAGTGAATCAAGACATTGGATTGATCTACCTGTCTCGGTGAAGAAGTACTTCTTGATCGGGGCATGATGTTGAGTGAGACTATCAAGTATTTTTCAAATCTCCCAATCCTCAAGTTTACCTCTGGGTACTGCCTTCCTGATTGCTTCGTAGGCAGCCCTTTTCCCCCGTGTATTGAAAATAATCAACATTGATTTTTTTACATAGGGACGAAGGGGTTCAAATCCCGGAATAGTGTAAAGATCACCATGTGGTGGGACTATACCCTCAAGAGCGTACAAGAGGTTTAAATGATAGCTCGAAAAGTCAAGCTCAATCACCTTTGAATAATTGATTAAAACCTGCTTGCGTAAGTGGTATGGCAGTCCACTTTTACACAGTTTCTTCTGCCAAAGACACTGAACCCAATGACCGTACCAACGTCCACCTCAGGCGAAATAACGACCTGTGGATTCATCGTAATTGAATGATCTTCGAAGATACGGAAACCGAAAAGCATCTGGATACTGACGACGGCACATTTCTAATCCATACTGCTGCTCTGGGGTTAGTTCGTCCATTGAAAAATGAAACTTCGATAGGAAGGTATTGTAAGCTGTGATGAATCCTTCTTGCTGCTCAGAACTGAAATAAAATTTGAACCCGTTTAGATCATGCAGGACAATTTCACCTTCAAAATGTTCATAAGGTATGAATTTTGATTGCCTGCGCTTCTTCCCCTTTTTACCCTTGACTGGGGCCTTCCAGATCTTTTTGACTGAAATTGGATTTCTTATGAGTTGCAGACTAGAAAGATCAATTTTTCCAGAGAGATGACTTTGAATAATGCTGATCAATTCCAATTTTGGAAGAAAAAAAGATCTGATGCTTTCATATTTAAGGTCATCATCCTCAGACTCCTCAGATTCAGTTGGGAGTTCAAATGTTTTCCCCTGACAGATCCGAACCAACTTGAATTCCTCAAGCTGATCCATAACTGACATAACCCATTTGGAATATCCACGAGGATTTCTGGGATTTGATGATACTCAGTAATTTTTATCCCGTGAAAGTGTGATGGCATCTGCGCCTTCATCAATCAGAATAAGTGTATTGAGGATCAATTGGTTAATTAAGTCCCGTGCTTTTAAGCGGGTGGTTTTATATTTAAACATCTGATTAACGCCAGCAATGCCACAAAGTTCGTCAGCGCATGGGGTCATAATTGCATTAAGGTCATCATCAATGTTGAAAAATTTCATTCAAACCAGATGAATACTCTTCATCAGTTGATAATCGTTATTGTCAAATTTAATCATTTTATATTCCTTTGTTTAAAGTATTGAAGAAGAAACCATTAAACCTATCAAGGTATTTAATGTATTACCCTTTTTTTTATTTCTCTATTCTTTCCTTCTCTCTTTTTCATTTTCCCCTCTCTTCATTAATAGGACATTTTGAAATCATTGAATCAGAATAAATGTTAACCACGTAATCGAAACCCTCACCATACCATAAACATTATTTTGTTTCGGATTAATTCGTCATAACCACTTATTTTCTAACAACATTTACTAACTTTAAAGCTAGTATCGATATCAATATTCCAACCTGTCACAATAAAGACGGGCTGTTTCAACTATTACATTTAACTGATTTAGATCAGCCCAACACATAGCTTTTCAACCCGACTTTTAACTAATTAATTCAAGGACTTTCCCTTTGCAATGGGCGACCCATACCATATTTAATATAAGCATCTCTTACTACTTCAGTGATATAGTTTTTTTCATCCTGTACAAAGTCTAAGCCAACATTCACGAATTTCACCTTTTGCCCTTGAATTACACGATGTAGCTCTTTCCAGCTTTCAGCAAAGGCCAATTCTCGCCCCTGACTTCTTGTTCATCCATCAGCTTCTCACTTATAAATCAGCCCACGATCGATCACGTCAACTAGTAATGAATTTGTTGTACAAACCAAAACACCTTTACCTAAGGCTTTAGCGACACTACCTTCTATCACCGAAGCAATCGTTGCAGGTTCTTTACCGTAGCAAGTTTGATCTGTATCAACATTTACAAATTCATTAACCATTCCTCTATAGTTACAAGATGCTATACACCCATAGTAATTACCAAAAACACTACTTATGCGACTACTAGTCGCAACCTTCAATATTGCTCATTCATTTTTATCGAATGGCACAGAAGTACAGTTAAAATCTATTACATTCATAATTTTTCCTTCTCATGTTACAAAGTTTAAAAATAAGATGCTACGGCCTGCTTTAGCACAACCGACATCTCGCAGATTCAATACCTGAAACCTACAACGCATCTAGCCATTCCAAAAAATCTCTTTTCAGGTAGTAGACTTTCCCGGCTTCGACCCCCTTCACAGGGCCTGCTCCACTAGAATCAAGATTAGCCAAGCTTCCACGTGTATACGGGACACCGAATTCTTTTCGATATTCAGCCCACTTCGAACGTCAAAGCACAGATGGAAGCACATGATTTAACTCAGTGCTCAAATTTTTCACATACATAAGAGTCACAACTCCATTAGTTAATGTTATATAACAAGCATGCACTGAAAAACCATTACATTCAGCACAGCAATACCGAAAACATGCAAACCATGCTAGACAACACTCACTGTTGTGTCAATAGCTTTTTTGATTTTTCTCATATACTTTAAAATATTAATTATGAATTTTTTATACAAAACAAGATCAAACCACATAATTTAATATTCATAATTAATATTTAACATCACAATTAGACGCAAATGCATAATATATACTCAAAAAATACATTAGCAATATTAATAAAACACTCAGAATATTTACAGTGAATATTATATACATATTAAAAATATTCATTATTAATAATTAAGCAGTCACTCAGAATATTAATAGTGAATATTTTAAACATACTAAAATTACTCATTATCAATAATTAAGCACACACTCAGAATATTAATAGTGAATATTTTAAACATACTAAAATTACTCATTATCAATAATTAAGCATACACTCAGAATATTAATAGTGAATATTCTAGGACACACTAAAAAAGACTCATGGCGAACAATTGAGAAAGGGCGAAAGCTGACGAAAACATCACTGACTATCATCTGCTTTAACCTATAAAAGTGGGGCAGGAGTGGGGCAGATTTTACCCCAACAAAAAAAGGACTCACAGCATAAAAGCTGTAAGTCCTTGTAATATCTGGTACCGGGAGCGAGACTCGAACTCGCAAGGGCGTGAACCCGGCGGATTTTGAGTCCGTTCTATCAAGCTTCACAATAAATCACGAGATTTAATTTAAACCAACTTAAACTTTGTTTTTATTGAATTTTATACTAGAAAACCTTCATAAATCATCACTTGTGATCATTGTCCATCCTCCAAAAAAGTTGTACAGGAGTTGTACAAAAACTTGGAGATAAAAATGGCAACAAGATCGAAATGGAATAAAACAAAGTTCCCCGGAGTTCGCTACCGGGAGCATGAAACCCGCAAACACGGCATCCAGCCGGACAAATATTACACCATCACCTACAAGTATAAAGGCAAGACCAAAACCGAAGCCATCGGCTGGGCCACTCAAGGTATCAAAGCACAGGATGCGGCAAACATTCTCAGCGAGCTTAAAGTCAACCAGACGCAGGGCAAATTCCCCCAGACGCTGAAGCAAAAAAAGGAAATGGCCGCATTTGAACTCGAAGAACAGGAAGCACACGCAAAAGCAGAGAAAGCCAAAGGTATCACCTTTGATGAAATCTGGGAGCAATTTTATCGACCACAAGCGGAAGCCAACAAAGCAGCCAAATCATGGAAGCGAGAAGAAAGTTTGCATCGCATCTGGATTTCACCGGCCATTGGCAAAATCCCCTTTGCCGGTGTCTCAGCCACTGACCTTGAAAAAATAAAAATCAACATGGCTGAGAAAGAACTCAGCCCCCGCTCCATACAGTATGCGCTTGCGACCGTGCGCCAAGTATACAATGTTGCCAAGAATCTGGATATTTTCAAAGGCGATAATCCAGTCAAAAAAATCAAAATGCCCAAAATGGACAACCGGAGAACACGATTCCTTTCAGAAGATGAAGCTGTTCAGCTCCTTGAAATTTTGCAGGAAAGGAACCCTTTACTGCATAGTGTATCTTTGATTTCCCTTTACTGCGGACTGCGGGCAGGTGAAATCATTGAGCTTGAATGGCGCGACTTAAACTTCGCAGAAGATATGATTTTGATACGTGATGCCAAGAATGGATTTTCCCGCCATGCTTTCATGACCAAACAGGTCAAGCTGCAACTCCGGGAAATGCGCAAACAGGTCGCCCCCGACCAGAAGCCGGTATTCAGCGCACAACGCGGCGAAAAACTTAATGAGGTCTCCAGACTTTTCAATGAAGCAGTTGACGAGCTGGGCTTAAATGTCGGTATCGACGACCGCAGGCAGAAAGTTGTTTTCCATACCCTGCGCCACACTTTTGCAAGCTGGCTGGTTCAGCGAGGCACTCCGCTCTACACCGTAGCAAAGCTCATGGGCCATTCCACTCTGGCTATGACTGAGCGGTATGCCCATCTTGCACCGGACAACTTGAAAGCTGCTATAGCTGTTTTGGAAAATTAGCTTTTCACTATTTTATGTAGTGGCCTTTTGTACCCAGCTACACTGTTGCGAGACATCAGGGAGCTGGGTACATAATTCTATCTCCAAAGCATACTTATGGGGACAGCAAACAAGTCCTCTCCGAACGGTACAATATCTTTGCCGCCATATAAAACAACACCAGCTTTGAACTTATCGCCAAGATCTTCTTTCAATGTTTTTAATCCCCGGAAATGTTTAGGGGCTACTTGGGCGGATTGTTTAATTTCTATGCAAGCTATTTCGCCGGAAGTTTTTTCCAGAACCATATCCACTTCAAGTCCGGCATGGGTGCGGAAGTGATACGGAGTGGCTGAAACATTGCTCCATGTCAGGTGTTTGAGCACTTCATTGACCACAAAAGTTTCAACGAGCTGCCCGGCGAGTTCGGGTGTGTTCTTCAGTCGATCAGCGTCTGCGCCCATGAGGTGAGCCGCAAGCCCGCAGTCCACCAAGTAAAGCTTGGGAGATTTGACCAGACGTTTACCTAGATTCGGTCCCCATGCCGGAAGAAAATGGATCAGGAATACTTTTTCAAGCAGGTCCATGTAGCGGCGAAGTGTCGCATTGGGAATCTGCATGGTTCGAGATAGTTCCGACAAATTGAGCTGATTGGCTGTACGTGTTGCGAGCAGCCGCACAAGCTTAAGCATGACGGCTGTTTCCTGAATACGGGCGATGTCGCGTATATCCCGCTCAATGATGGATGTCAGGTATGACTCAAACCATGCATCCCGCCGCTTTAGCGATTTGCGAGCCATGACTTCAGGATAGCCGCCCGTGACAATCATTTCGGGAAGATCGTATTCGTTCGTTTCGTATTCACGTATGAAATCTTTGTTGAACAATGTCTCCACAAAATCTGCCTTGTGCCTATGGATCTCGACTTGGGCTAGAGGCCAGAGAGTCTGTATCTCCATGCGTCCGGCAAGTGAATCGCTTACAAGTGGCAAAGTCAGCAGATTTGCAGAACCTGTCAGAAGAAATTGCCCCGGCTTTCTGTCATTATCCACTGCCTCTTTGATTGCCAGCAACAATTCCGGGACACGCTGCACCTCATCAATAATAAGCGGCTTCGGCTGTCCGGCAATAAAAGCCGTTGGATCATCGGCAGCCAAGGCCAGAGATGTGGCATTGTCGAGAGTGACATACTTGGCTTTATAGGCATCAGAGAGAAGATTTTTGACCAAAGTGCTTTTACCCACCTGTCTGGCCCCGCGCAGAAAAAGAACGGGGGAATCTTCCAGTGCCTCAACAAGTTCTTGAGTGATATTTCGTAAGTACATGGTGAAATATTTACCACCTAATGGTAAAATTTCAAGGTAAAAATGTAGTACTCAAAATATGAGCGAGCGTCCGTTTGCGGCGAAGCTTATTATCGCCATACATTGAACAGTAAAGCCTGAATCATGATATTTTTTGATACTGGATGATATTTTTTGAGAAATTTTGATTTAGTTTGATTCAGATTGATTTTCTTTGCCATTATTCTTTATTGTGCGAGATTATTTGCTATTTTTCCAAAACTGCACCCAAAATACCAAAAAATGGCAAACTTTCTCATGGTGCCATAAGGCAGGACAGGTAAGGTAGTCCCACTTTTTCAAAGCGGTGTACCTTACGTCCTGCCCAGCCTTGGGCTGAGGGTGACTTATTCACCTTCGGTTCAACGTGTTTTGATTGATGGGACTTAAGGACTGCTCAGCTTTAATCGTCACGATTAAAAATATATTTATCCATCGGTTATAATATTTAAGGGCCATTCCTCATTAACCTTACCATCCAGCAGATTGCCACCCTTATTTGGTTTACGGCCATAGCTGCCCATCTGTTTCAGCCAGAAGAGGACCCCGGCAGTTTTGCATGTGTCGCGGAGTTTTCTTGCCCATTCCGGTTTCATTTCTCTTGCGCCGCTCCCGGATTCACCTCCGGCAACAACCCAGTCTATGTCCTCCAGCATTTGGGGGATAAGGTCCGGCAAGCCGTCAAGTAGCGGTTCAAATGTCACTGCCCGTGCTGTTGCGGGAACCTTTTTTAGGTTTTCAATGCGGTAGAGGTATTGGTTGGCCTCAACGGTTACTCCGGGCATGATGTTCGGGGTATAGTTGAATTCGTGGGCCAGCTCGGCAAGCCGGGTGGACCGTTTGGTCAGGAAATGAAAAGTGTGCTGCGGAGCCTGATTCATGATGGTGAAAATTTCGCGCAGGAATTCAACCGGAACATCCTTGTGGAAGGTGTCCGACATGCTGTTTACAAAGTAGAAGGTCGGCTTTTTTCTTTTGAGCACCGCTTCCATAACACCCGGATGACAGGTGATCTTTGCTCCGTTTTTATATTTTGGGTTTCCGAAACTTTGCAGTCTGGGAATCATGCGCAGGGCATAGCAGTTCTTGCAGCCGGGGCTGTGTTTGTCACATCCGGTAATGGGGTTGATGGTGATTACTTTGGGGCGTTTAAATGTGCTTGTCATTTCCTTGCTCTTGTCTTGATGAGAGCAGAACCTGCTTGATCTATTGGATGGACAGGTTCTGCTTTATTAATAGTTGTGTTCAGGAATCTAAATCAAGCAATTCCAGTACAATGCGATAGGCCGTATCTACAGCCGGAACGCATACGGTTTTTGGGGTCTCCGATTCTATATATTCTGCGAAAAGCTCTGGATCAGTCAAATCCACACCAATCAGTTCGCGACACTGGATGGTTTTCATTTCCGCCTCGAATCGACGGCGGAACTCCTGAATCACGGTCATATTTTGATACCATATCTGTTTGTTTTCAGCAGGGCCTTGTACAAGGCCGATTGACATTACAGCACCGGAGACGGCACCGCATACGGTCCCGGTAAGGCCCATGCCGCCACTTAAGCCTGTGGCTACGCCCGGAATAATGTCGCTTTCAATGTCGATTTTCTGGCTCACGGCCAGCAATACTGATTCAGATCAGGAAAAGCCTTGTTCCATGAAATGGGAAGCAGTGTGGGTGGTCATAGTTTTCTCCTTTATCCGGGTTAGGGTGGTTGCGTTTGATGTAATTAGAATCCCCATTTGCGATCAAAAAGAAAAGTGGCGTATACGACATAAAAATGTTCTAATGCGTCATGAGGAAAACGCGATGAGGAAAATAACTATTTTGATGCCGCACAGGTTTATGCTTTCATCTCTGGCAATCCCTCTGGATGCATTCAAGGGGGCCGGGGTATATTGGAATATTTTAAACGACAGGGAACCTGAGCCACTATTCGAGGTCAAGACGGTCAGCATCGACGGCAATCCGGTGCAGACTTATGATGGTCTTGAACTCAAGCCGGACGGCTCCATTCAAGACGTGAAGGACAGCGAGACCATCCTTATTCCACCCTCGGACGCATCGGAAGCATTGCGGCCGGAAGAGGTTGAATGGATTATGACGGCTCACGCACGGGGGGCGCATATTGCCAGCATCTGCCTTGGTGCGTTTTTGCTGGCAAAGACCGGATTACTTGACGGCAAGACCGCAACGACCCATTGGGGCTATGTGAATCGTTTTCGCAAGGAATTCCCGGCGGTGCGTTTGAAACCGGATAAAATCATCACTGATGAAGGAAATATGTTTTGCACGGGTGGGGCCAATGCCGGGGGCGATCTTTCCCTTTACCTCATAGCAAAATACGTAAGCTGGGAGGTGGCGCATCAGACCGCACGGGTCATGCTCATGGATGCGGACAGGATTTCACAGTCCCCGTATTCGACATTCCGCTTTGATAAATCCCATGGAGATAAGCAGATATTGGACATCCAGTTCTGGCTTGAAGATAACTTCAGTGAAGATGTCACAGTGGAGCAGCTTGCGGAAAAAGTCGGCATGTCACGCCGGACATTCGAGAGGCGGTTCAAGGATATTACCGGGGATTCCCCCAGACGGTGCATTCAGCGGATCAGAGTGGAAAAGGCCAAACGGTTTCTTGAACTGGGCGGAAAAACCTTTGATGAAATCACCTATCTGGTTGGATATGAGGACAGCAGTACATTCAGCAGGGTTTTCAAGAAAAGTACCGGGCTTACCCCGAACCTGTACAGGCGGAAATACAACCAGACTTGTTAAATATATTAATTGTTTTTTGAGGTCCGACCGAATTTAATCCGGTCGGACCTGAGTTTTGCACAAAGTTTTTATTTATCTGCCCACTGAGTCTGTCTTTCTTGCCATTCCTGAAAATCGTCAGCATCAAATCGGACATAATCCCAGTGACCATAACCCTTGGTAAAGTCCAGAACGCAGCCCATTTCAGGGCGGATGCGATACACGGCCATTCCCTCTCCGGGATAGGCGGTGTCGCCTTCGTACTTGGCGAACTGTTTCATATGGGGAAGCCGGGTAAGAAACTGGTGGTAGAGGTCTCCGATTTCCGCTTTGCAGGTGACCTTTTCAGCGCGGGCGGCCATGGTGATGCCCTGCATCCTTCCAAAGTCGTGGTCAAAGGAGGGCGTGAGCGTGAATGATATGCGCGGGTCCCGTTCAATGTTTTGTGCCTTGGAAGCGGCTTCGTGGGTCTGGAAATACAGGGTCAGGCCGAGATTCCAGATATCAACTACGTTGGCTTGCGGCCAGCCGTCGGCCCGCACAGTGGCGAGGGATATTTCGCTTTGGCGGGCAAACATGTCGAGTATGAGAGCGCGAATTTCGTCGCTCAACTTGGCGGGTTCGCCTGTAGGGTTCCAGTTGGCCATGATTTCGGTCATTTCGGCCTTGAAATCTCTTTTTGTGCTCAGTTCAGTCATGTTTTATTCCCCCGTCACAACCAGGTCTGCGTGTCCGAATCCTTTTTCGAAATCAAGAATGGAAATCACGGTGGGAATGATGCGGTATTTGGTGATGTTGGGATCAGGAAAGACCGGATCGCCGTCATTGTAAGTAATATCCGCCAGTTCAGGCATTTTTTCGAGCAGCAAGCGGGTGCATTCCTTCGCAGTCTCCTCGTCTGTGACCGGCTCTGCGTAACCTGCCAGCGAAATACCGCAACCGTTGGCGACGTTTTCATAGAAAGGTGAAATGGCTATGGAAATACGGTTATCACGGGCGATGTTGAGTGCCTTGGATGACTTTGTAAAGGTCTCGAAATAGATGTGCTCTTCCATGCTGACAAAGCCTACGGTATTTGCCTGCGGCCAGCCGTCTTCGCGGGTGGTGCAGATGACCATGTCCTTGCACTGCCCGAGGATTTCAATCATTTTCCGGCGCAATTCTTCAGTCATTTCTGTGGCACCGTTGCCGTAGATCCTTTTTTTGATCACTTCGTCCATTTCATTTTCAGCCTGCAATTTTTTGTTGTTCAGATCGTTCATTATCCACTCCCTTTTGCACATTGTTCTTGTTGTCTTGCCCAATTCATTTTTGAAATTTTACATGTTGCATTACTTTTCATAAGTGGCGTATGCGGCATAAAAATGTTCAAATGCGACACAAAGAAGGCCTGAGAGAAATCACAATGGCAACATTTTGAGTGTATCAAAGATAAGGCCCGGACAGGTCCGGACCTCGTGCTGCAATGAGTTTTTTCGGTTCATGAATTCCTGCTTAGCTGTTTATGGGAATAAGTTCCTGAGCAAGTTTGGTTGCTTCAGCCTCAAAAGTGGAGACATCCTCATCCGGGCTGCCCATGGAAAGTCCGGCGGCACGGATAACCTTAAAATCATAGCCGTAAAGATCGGCCAAAAGCTGTTGCCGCTCCACAACATCGCGCTGGTTTTCCTCTACGTCAGCCTGAGTCACAACAAATATGACAGTTTTTCCTTCTGGAAGGCGTGAAATATAGGGATTTGTCTTTTCGGGCTGGTAATCAATGTGGGACCACGTGCGGTCCAGAAATGTTTTGAACTGGCCGGAGACATCCAGATAGTAAACGGGTGTGGAATAGACGATGATGTCAGCTTCGCGCATACCGTCCAGCACCGGGGTCAAATCATCCTTGAGAATGCACTTATCGTCTTTGGAGTGGCATTTTTCACAGCCCTGACACCCTTTGTAATTCATGCCGTTCAGATAAAATTCCTGCACTTCAGCTCCGTTCTGCTCGGCCACAGTGGTGAAAGATTTTGCGATACGGCTGCTGGTTCCTTTTTTTCTGGGGCTGCCCAGTATGCTGAGGACTTTCATGACTTGCTCCTGTTTTGAGGTTTTGTTTGGATTAATTTTTTAGTACAGTTGACTAGGTCATTTGTACTAAGATTGTATTTAGGTCTGGTGTACTAGATTGTCAATCCCCAAGCGCAAAATTTTCAGGTTACAATTTCCTGAACTTGACAGCGAAGGTATGAGCGGCCAAGTTTAGGCCCAGTGTTTTCAAGCCAAAGGAGCAAGTTTTGTCAGAATGCAGTCCCAAAAAAGTGAGTCCCAAAGTCGCGCTGATTATTGAGAGCACCCTTGAAATTCTCCGTGACCATGGGGAGCAGGGTTTATCCATGCGTAAGGTCGCTGCCAAAGCGGGCATGGCTTTGGGGAATCTGCAATATTACTTCAAGAACAAAACCGCCTTGCTGATCGGTTTGGGTGATGTTTATTTCGGACAATGCGCCGAGCATTATCAGCAGGAACTTGCAGCGCAGAATCCGCAGGGCAAGGATGAGATAATCCGTTTTCTGGTGGATTACGGAGTTAATTACGGTGATTCCGAAATCGGGAAAGTTATCCGCGAACTCTGGGGAATCGCGGATCGCAATGAGGAAATCAAAAACCAGCTGCACGGCTTTTATCAGCATTACGTGAAAGATTATGCAGAAATGCTGGCCCCCTTCGCCAAAGATCGTGACTGCGCAATCAAGGCTGCGTCTGTGCTGATTATGTCAGTTGATGGACATGGTATGATTTCATCTTCGCTGCCTTTGAGTAAGCAGGAAGTATCCGGGCTGCTGGTGCGAATGGTTGAATCCTGCCTTGCAGGAAAGTTTTCCGGGTAGCGAAAGTATGTTCGCAAACCACGTTGACAGTTTCAGACCGATCGGTTTATAAGAAAGCATATGGCAAGACCAAAGGCATATGACCGGGAAAAAGTCCTTGATGCGGCAACGGAAATATTCTGGAGAAAAGGCTACAATGCCGCCTCTCTGGCTGATCTGGTGGCAGCAACGGGACTGAACAAACACAGCATGTACAAAGAGTTCGGCAGCAAAGCCGGGCTTTTTGCTGCCTGCCTTGACCATTATGCCGCTACCGCATGGCAGAAGCTGGGCAAAATCCTGAAACGCGAACCGCTTGGGCTTGAGAATATCCGGGCCTTTTTTGCAGAGCGGATTCAGTACACCTGTTCTGAAGATTACAAGAGTTGCCTGACCCTGAAAGCAACTGTCGGGATTAATTTGCTCGAAAGCAATGCTGTGGAACGGCTTGCTGTCCATGAAAAAGTGTTCAAGCAAGCATTTTGGGATTGTCTCCAGGCTGCCATTGACAATGGAGAGTTGCCCAAAGGTAAGGACCCTGCGTTGCTGACGGATTTTTTGTTGAATAATATTCGTGGCATGCTTGTCTCTGCGGAGTTGAGTAAAGACGAAGACAGGGCGCGGAAGATTGTGGAACTGGTAATGGGAACACTTGAGTCGTGACAATGTCTTTAAGTGTGACCATTTTTTTTGAACAATTACAGAACGATCGGTTTAAAAATAGAGAAAATTCAATGAGTGAAAGTCAGATTGAAAAAAACGAAAAACGCAAAGAGAACCTTGGTAAATTTCTGGAAACAATGCCGGAAGCGGGAAAAAATGTGATCGAAATGGTGGAAATTGCCTATAAAGACGGTGCCATCGACTCAAAAACCAAACGGCTGATGGCTCTGGGGATCGGCCTTGCTGTGGGTTGTGAA from Desulfovibrio sp. JC010 includes the following:
- a CDS encoding TetR/AcrR family transcriptional regulator, which produces MSECSPKKVSPKVALIIESTLEILRDHGEQGLSMRKVAAKAGMALGNLQYYFKNKTALLIGLGDVYFGQCAEHYQQELAAQNPQGKDEIIRFLVDYGVNYGDSEIGKVIRELWGIADRNEEIKNQLHGFYQHYVKDYAEMLAPFAKDRDCAIKAASVLIMSVDGHGMISSSLPLSKQEVSGLLVRMVESCLAGKFSG
- a CDS encoding TetR/AcrR family transcriptional regulator, whose amino-acid sequence is MARPKAYDREKVLDAATEIFWRKGYNAASLADLVAATGLNKHSMYKEFGSKAGLFAACLDHYAATAWQKLGKILKREPLGLENIRAFFAERIQYTCSEDYKSCLTLKATVGINLLESNAVERLAVHEKVFKQAFWDCLQAAIDNGELPKGKDPALLTDFLLNNIRGMLVSAELSKDEDRARKIVELVMGTLES
- a CDS encoding carboxymuconolactone decarboxylase family protein — encoded protein: MSESQIEKNEKRKENLGKFLETMPEAGKNVIEMVEIAYKDGAIDSKTKRLMALGIGLAVGCENCTLGQATGAIELGATKEEILETIQVVISMRGTTGAAESLKVIQLLDELEKL